In a single window of the Limnochorda sp. L945t genome:
- a CDS encoding CgeB family protein, producing MRVLFTNCAPVIKYGLARGFEDLGHEVFVHEGEYRLFGMPPDVQCRRLLDIVRGWRPDLAITEGFPGVDLGLVCDVLRREKVFHVYWAIEDPPLWDLSRRVAERCDFTFTTAAEAVPRYRALGLRAEVLPFACWPGLHRKVEPDPARVCDAVLVANWYGQFPTRREGVRTILLPLLEAGLDVHVYGQGWDAPGSPVDHRRFDRALKGLLPYEELPVVFSSARIVLGIHSDASSSTQTAMRTFEALGCGAFYLTHETPAHLHLFRPGEHLVVSDSPVQTLELARYYLDHPEERARVARAGQLEACSKHSYRHRARHILDTIAPWMR from the coding sequence ATGCGGGTGCTGTTCACCAACTGCGCGCCGGTCATCAAGTACGGGCTCGCCCGGGGCTTCGAAGACCTCGGCCACGAGGTCTTCGTGCACGAGGGAGAGTACCGGCTCTTCGGCATGCCGCCCGACGTGCAGTGCCGGCGGCTGCTCGACATCGTCCGGGGGTGGCGGCCGGACCTGGCCATCACCGAGGGGTTCCCGGGGGTCGATCTGGGACTCGTGTGCGACGTGCTGCGCCGCGAGAAGGTGTTCCACGTCTACTGGGCCATCGAGGACCCGCCCCTGTGGGACCTCTCCCGGCGGGTGGCCGAGCGGTGCGACTTCACGTTTACGACGGCCGCCGAGGCGGTGCCCCGCTACCGGGCCTTGGGCCTGCGAGCGGAGGTGCTGCCTTTCGCGTGCTGGCCCGGCTTGCACCGCAAGGTCGAGCCCGACCCGGCCAGGGTGTGCGATGCCGTGCTGGTGGCCAACTGGTACGGGCAGTTTCCCACGCGGCGCGAGGGAGTGCGGACGATCTTGCTCCCGCTGCTGGAGGCGGGCCTGGACGTCCACGTCTACGGGCAGGGCTGGGACGCTCCGGGTAGCCCCGTCGATCACCGGCGCTTCGACCGGGCGCTCAAGGGGTTGCTCCCGTACGAGGAGCTACCCGTCGTCTTCTCATCGGCCCGCATCGTGCTCGGGATCCACAGCGACGCCAGCTCGTCGACGCAGACGGCGATGCGTACCTTCGAGGCGCTGGGGTGCGGGGCGTTCTACCTGACCCACGAGACGCCGGCGCACCTTCACCTCTTCCGGCCGGGCGAGCACCTCGTGGTATCGGACTCCCCGGTTCAGACGCTGGAGCTTGCCCGCTACTACCTGGACCACCCCGAGGAGCGAGCGCGCGTCGCCCGGGCAGGCCAGCTCGAGGCGTGCAGCAAGCACTCGTACCGCCACCGTGCCCGGCACATCCTCGACACCATCGCGCCGTGGATGCGCTGA
- a CDS encoding glycosyltransferase family 2 protein, translating to MRHTSSARTAGDGPRAPVDVDLVIVSYGRHDLLEACVASFTRHTAGYRYRLIVVDNTGPGPMASHLDRLERQGALVIRNAANAGYARACNQGIAAGNGRYVVLLNNDVRATPGWLPPLVRCMEEDPSVAVAGPLLVTPDGYLVGVPVTGTDLDPHQPGLWQHESVWPLPRRPVACLTVSGAAYMIRRACLAHVGLMDEGFFLYFEDADFSLRARRAGYRVVWCPGSRLVHLVSATGRDHPARDRVYQESARRFWRKWGGLPAR from the coding sequence TTGCGGCACACATCGTCAGCTCGAACGGCCGGGGATGGCCCGAGGGCACCCGTCGACGTGGACCTGGTGATCGTCAGCTACGGGCGCCACGACCTGCTCGAAGCGTGCGTGGCCAGCTTCACCCGTCACACGGCCGGCTACCGGTACCGGCTCATCGTGGTGGACAACACAGGCCCTGGCCCCATGGCCTCCCATCTCGACCGGCTCGAGCGGCAGGGAGCCCTGGTCATTCGCAACGCGGCCAACGCAGGCTACGCCCGCGCCTGCAACCAGGGCATCGCAGCGGGCAACGGGAGGTACGTGGTCCTGCTCAACAACGACGTGCGGGCGACGCCGGGGTGGCTGCCGCCCCTGGTGCGCTGCATGGAGGAAGACCCGTCGGTGGCCGTGGCCGGCCCCCTCCTGGTGACGCCGGACGGCTACCTGGTCGGCGTACCCGTCACGGGCACCGACCTGGACCCTCACCAGCCCGGGCTGTGGCAGCACGAGAGTGTCTGGCCCCTTCCTCGCCGCCCGGTGGCGTGCCTGACCGTGAGCGGGGCCGCCTACATGATCCGGCGCGCCTGCCTGGCGCACGTCGGGCTCATGGACGAGGGATTTTTCCTCTACTTCGAGGACGCCGACTTCAGCCTGCGGGCCCGGCGGGCCGGCTACCGGGTCGTCTGGTGCCCCGGCAGCCGGTTGGTCCACCTCGTCTCCGCCACCGGGCGCGACCACCCGGCGCGCGACCGGGTGTACCAGGAGAGCGCCCGGCGCTTCTGGCGCAAGTGGGGAGGTTTGCCGGCCCGGTGA
- a CDS encoding glycosyltransferase has product MTQLRLTVVYPPTLDWGWMTQRPQQISLRLARRGIGVVYCNLTQRPGRPLEPISPNLWICHDFEALKRQPVPGAVVWASWGRHWPLFGRWNALLNVFDNLDDFESWERDDREAAARADLVLATSRLLFQRWAARRPHVYLVPNACDFEHFHRAAVSPPLPEPPDLAGIPRPRVLYMGALAPWLDAAAIEALVATYPGTAFVFIGASMGYEPPRRPNVHVLGLKPYEALPSYLAHCDAGLIPFRPERVTKAANPVKLYEYLAAGLPVLASCLPELEPYAGVVHLAGQPPEWAALLPAALADTSAARREQRAAVARANTWDDRVDQIVSLLHKAIAVKQARESASAVWRVRPQPYVKRM; this is encoded by the coding sequence GTGACGCAGCTCAGGCTCACGGTCGTCTATCCCCCGACGCTGGACTGGGGGTGGATGACCCAGCGCCCCCAGCAGATATCCTTGCGCCTCGCCCGGCGGGGCATCGGCGTCGTCTACTGCAACCTCACCCAGCGCCCCGGACGGCCTCTCGAGCCCATTTCGCCCAATTTGTGGATCTGCCACGACTTCGAAGCACTCAAGCGCCAGCCCGTCCCGGGTGCGGTCGTCTGGGCCAGCTGGGGCCGGCACTGGCCTCTGTTCGGCCGGTGGAACGCGCTGCTCAACGTCTTCGACAACCTCGACGACTTCGAGAGCTGGGAGAGGGACGACCGGGAAGCCGCCGCGCGGGCGGACCTGGTGCTCGCGACCTCTCGCCTGTTGTTCCAGCGCTGGGCGGCGCGCCGCCCGCACGTCTACCTGGTTCCCAATGCGTGCGACTTCGAGCACTTCCACCGAGCCGCCGTCTCTCCGCCGCTTCCGGAGCCGCCCGATCTCGCCGGCATCCCCCGCCCGCGGGTGCTCTACATGGGGGCGCTCGCCCCCTGGCTCGACGCCGCCGCCATCGAGGCCCTGGTGGCGACCTACCCCGGCACCGCCTTCGTCTTCATCGGCGCTTCCATGGGCTACGAGCCCCCCCGGCGCCCCAACGTCCACGTGCTGGGTCTCAAGCCGTACGAGGCCCTGCCTTCGTACCTGGCCCACTGTGACGCAGGGCTCATCCCTTTCCGGCCCGAGCGGGTCACGAAGGCCGCCAACCCGGTGAAGCTGTACGAGTACCTGGCTGCCGGCCTGCCCGTCCTCGCCTCCTGCCTCCCCGAGCTGGAGCCGTACGCGGGCGTCGTCCACCTGGCGGGCCAACCGCCGGAATGGGCCGCTCTGCTCCCCGCTGCGCTGGCAGACACCTCCGCGGCACGCCGTGAGCAGCGCGCCGCCGTAGCCCGGGCCAACACGTGGGACGACCGGGTGGACCAGATCGTCTCGCTGCTGCACAAAGCGATCGCCGTCAAGCAGGCCCGCGAGTCGGCCTCCGCGGTATGGCGGGTGCGCCCGCAGCCGTACGTGAAGCGCATGTAG
- a CDS encoding DUF3794 domain-containing protein yields the protein MAVSRAASPQGGGPAIKVKEIRAEALVREALVVPNAVVVQGSVHKQIFWVGVDGTVHHTPETLPFTQMIPVPGARPGMLAQVQSAVEHVAFVLSPDGTTVFQKVLVRSSAVAAELQTISIRTGTGPLVRVEEFIGQASAQRTVASQHALASPAVKLTEVRATLEAVTPSAGTDTVTVTGLLHYQIFYVGTDGRQHHQSAQAPFEVVAAVPGSRPGDHATVSLAIVNLEPTLVDPTTVDVASLLGGTVVVSRPRDVSVVAGEGPVLKLAQLVGEAPVTAGDTADLVLSRQPAAVTGVVTTIGSVTARVHLGQVFISGTLVYRVDYVDAGTGEMRSESFTEPFSVAVDVPGAAAGMDASVQLDVTATVFELVAPSTVRVTGTLSGSVVVTQLVLLPVEPGTDLTILAEVVVGTGTSQVLVERPVPIVPVAPEVLERVIRVEELAPVRAQSLVQALVPLPQPAVKIKDVRGEARLLGVEQFGPRALGVRGVLHLEVFVVGTDDIMHHVAFDQPFQILVSVPGPVGPDFRLELSIEKILPRLAQDGRAVSVVAVVRVSGGTASSRQVPVVLDILGADVTIDRIRARADLVQGEASLQHEVRGTVTLSPPAAPSVPVQVEAQPAGFSVQVGNGQALVLGTVRAALTYSAADGTLHRATAELPVELAVALPGVRPGMTPYLTVTVTGARATPAPGGASAEVAVQLSLLVKVTERVVLDLITDVRGPAVVSVERQTVLLDVVDDGVPYPVPVTIVTHVTLASDPLAVPPAAAAGPR from the coding sequence ATGGCCGTCTCCCGGGCCGCGAGTCCGCAGGGCGGGGGTCCGGCGATCAAAGTCAAGGAGATCCGGGCAGAGGCCCTCGTCCGGGAAGCCCTCGTGGTGCCCAATGCCGTAGTGGTGCAGGGGTCCGTGCACAAGCAGATCTTCTGGGTCGGCGTGGACGGCACAGTCCACCACACGCCGGAGACGCTCCCGTTCACCCAGATGATCCCCGTGCCGGGTGCCCGCCCGGGGATGCTGGCCCAGGTGCAGAGCGCGGTCGAGCACGTGGCCTTCGTGCTCTCGCCCGACGGCACCACCGTCTTCCAGAAAGTGTTGGTGCGTTCGTCGGCGGTGGCAGCCGAGCTGCAAACCATCAGCATCCGGACGGGGACCGGCCCCCTGGTCCGGGTCGAGGAGTTCATCGGACAGGCGAGCGCCCAGCGGACCGTGGCCAGCCAGCACGCCCTGGCGAGCCCCGCCGTCAAGCTGACCGAGGTGCGGGCCACCCTGGAGGCGGTGACCCCTTCCGCCGGCACCGACACGGTCACCGTGACGGGACTGCTCCACTACCAGATCTTCTACGTGGGCACCGACGGCCGCCAGCACCATCAGAGCGCCCAGGCGCCCTTCGAAGTCGTGGCCGCCGTCCCCGGCTCACGGCCCGGCGATCACGCCACCGTCTCGCTCGCCATCGTCAACCTCGAGCCTACCCTGGTCGACCCCACGACGGTGGACGTCGCCTCCTTGCTGGGCGGCACCGTGGTCGTGAGCCGCCCCCGCGACGTCAGCGTCGTGGCCGGCGAGGGGCCCGTCCTCAAGCTCGCCCAGCTGGTCGGGGAAGCCCCGGTCACCGCCGGCGACACCGCCGACCTGGTACTCAGCCGCCAGCCGGCCGCCGTCACCGGGGTCGTCACCACCATCGGATCGGTGACCGCCCGGGTCCATCTCGGCCAGGTCTTCATCAGCGGCACCCTCGTCTACCGGGTCGACTACGTCGACGCCGGGACGGGCGAGATGCGGTCCGAGAGCTTCACGGAGCCCTTTTCCGTGGCCGTGGACGTGCCGGGCGCGGCCGCGGGCATGGATGCCTCGGTCCAGCTCGACGTGACGGCCACCGTCTTCGAGCTCGTCGCGCCCAGCACCGTGCGCGTCACCGGCACCCTCTCGGGAAGCGTGGTGGTGACCCAGCTCGTCTTGCTTCCCGTCGAGCCGGGCACGGATCTGACCATCCTGGCCGAGGTCGTGGTCGGCACGGGCACGAGCCAGGTCCTCGTCGAGCGCCCCGTGCCCATCGTGCCCGTCGCCCCGGAGGTGCTCGAGCGGGTCATCCGGGTCGAGGAACTGGCCCCGGTGCGGGCGCAGAGCCTGGTCCAGGCTCTGGTGCCGCTGCCTCAGCCCGCCGTCAAGATCAAGGACGTGCGCGGGGAGGCCCGGTTGCTCGGCGTGGAACAGTTCGGCCCGCGGGCGCTCGGCGTGCGCGGGGTGCTCCACCTCGAGGTGTTCGTTGTCGGCACGGACGACATCATGCACCACGTGGCGTTCGATCAGCCGTTCCAGATCCTGGTCTCCGTGCCGGGGCCCGTCGGCCCCGACTTCCGGCTCGAGCTCAGCATCGAGAAGATCCTGCCGCGCCTCGCGCAGGACGGGCGTGCCGTGAGCGTGGTGGCCGTCGTCCGGGTCTCGGGCGGGACCGCCTCGTCCCGCCAGGTGCCCGTGGTGCTCGACATCCTCGGCGCCGACGTGACCATCGACCGGATCCGGGCCAGGGCCGACCTCGTCCAGGGCGAGGCCAGCCTGCAGCACGAGGTGCGAGGCACGGTCACGCTCTCGCCCCCGGCCGCCCCCTCGGTCCCCGTGCAAGTCGAGGCCCAGCCTGCGGGCTTCAGCGTCCAGGTCGGCAACGGGCAGGCGCTGGTCCTGGGAACGGTGCGAGCCGCCCTGACCTACTCGGCGGCCGACGGTACTCTCCACCGGGCCACCGCCGAACTCCCCGTCGAGCTGGCGGTGGCGCTGCCCGGCGTCCGGCCGGGCATGACGCCCTACCTGACCGTGACGGTGACCGGGGCCCGGGCGACGCCGGCGCCGGGCGGCGCGAGCGCCGAGGTCGCCGTCCAGCTCTCCCTGCTGGTCAAGGTCACGGAGCGGGTGGTGCTGGACCTCATCACCGACGTGCGCGGGCCCGCCGTCGTTAGCGTGGAGCGCCAGACCGTCCTGCTCGACGTGGTCGACGACGGCGTCCCCTACCCTGTGCCGGTGACCATCGTGACCCACGTCACGCTCGCCTCGGATCCCCTCGCCGTACCGCCCGCCGCGGCCGCCGGCCCAAGGTAG
- a CDS encoding SPOCS domain-containing protein translates to MAQEHTLYAMAALLLILLVAGVWWISSRHHARPRGTRPPVLPGSGKTSRRIGISPAASTPAGEVLAATLPLEAALLVEPLPADDATDAAPSAPSGAQDGGAPERQERPEPWGETPQQPARQQQEEEVEESPAGQTEVAPPVAPVDETSTDEPEAGAPAPVETVAGDVAGDAEATTAPDPMGDGTPGDAEPPEWEPDAPPPASSTGREPPIRYEGAMLTVGVDPLVKAEVVVAENSRQVLQEWRTPLPAGTIKVRDITHRIVDVRCELLDDKVIVQLVLEKQVFYVGPDNLVHHLGERVPVSTFVDVPGTRPGMHCQPTVTVERILFHLEDCVLVQKIMLDVFVKVTQREHVNLVEQPGGLPIKALEVVADVTGQMVEEIPVTLSVPAIKVVEVRVSIPPEFLTIEPINDKVIIQGLLHKQIFFVDEANVERHQAVDVPFSHFVEAPGTRPEHVVIVEPVVVFTAFDLLFPDGASATTQMLEKVVVDFLVNVARLRIMSVVENPAGVLIKAEVVLGQGTNQIMLERDVTLSVGALKISDVLARVENLRAISLPGKVLIQGTVHKQLFFVGLDDGLEHHQAETIPFSAVVEVVGSAPDLLVQVTPTIEHIQTELLSPTLVHQKVILRFDVVVGEERQVRLQTAPYPYPLPVVPGA, encoded by the coding sequence GTGGCCCAGGAACACACCCTCTACGCCATGGCCGCGCTCTTGCTGATCTTGCTGGTCGCAGGAGTGTGGTGGATCAGCTCGAGGCACCACGCCAGGCCCCGCGGCACGAGGCCACCGGTCCTGCCCGGATCCGGCAAGACCAGCCGGCGGATAGGCATTTCGCCGGCTGCATCGACGCCGGCAGGCGAGGTGCTGGCGGCAACGTTACCACTCGAGGCCGCCTTGCTCGTGGAGCCCTTGCCGGCCGACGACGCGACCGATGCGGCACCGTCTGCGCCATCCGGCGCGCAAGACGGCGGGGCACCGGAACGGCAGGAGCGGCCCGAGCCGTGGGGAGAGACCCCACAACAACCGGCACGACAGCAACAGGAAGAGGAGGTGGAAGAGAGTCCCGCCGGCCAGACGGAGGTAGCACCGCCGGTGGCGCCTGTGGACGAGACGAGCACGGATGAGCCCGAAGCGGGCGCGCCGGCACCCGTGGAAACCGTTGCCGGCGACGTTGCCGGCGACGCCGAGGCTACCACGGCACCGGATCCGATGGGAGACGGCACCCCTGGTGATGCGGAGCCGCCGGAGTGGGAGCCCGATGCACCACCCCCGGCGTCCTCCACCGGAAGAGAGCCGCCAATCCGGTACGAAGGAGCGATGCTCACCGTGGGTGTCGACCCGTTGGTCAAAGCGGAGGTCGTGGTCGCAGAGAACAGCCGCCAGGTGCTGCAGGAGTGGCGTACTCCCCTGCCGGCCGGGACCATCAAAGTCCGGGACATCACCCACCGGATCGTGGACGTACGCTGTGAGCTCCTGGACGACAAAGTCATCGTCCAGCTGGTCCTTGAAAAGCAGGTCTTCTACGTGGGGCCCGACAACCTGGTGCACCACCTGGGCGAGCGGGTGCCCGTGAGCACGTTCGTGGACGTGCCGGGTACCCGTCCGGGCATGCACTGCCAGCCCACCGTCACGGTGGAGCGCATCCTCTTCCATCTCGAGGACTGCGTGCTGGTGCAAAAGATCATGCTCGACGTCTTCGTGAAGGTGACGCAGCGCGAGCACGTCAACCTGGTGGAGCAACCCGGTGGACTCCCGATCAAGGCGCTCGAGGTGGTGGCCGACGTCACCGGCCAGATGGTGGAGGAGATCCCGGTCACGCTCAGCGTGCCCGCGATCAAGGTCGTCGAGGTGCGGGTCTCGATCCCGCCGGAGTTCCTGACCATCGAACCGATCAACGACAAGGTGATCATCCAGGGGCTGCTCCACAAGCAGATCTTCTTCGTCGACGAGGCCAACGTCGAACGCCACCAGGCCGTCGACGTGCCCTTCAGCCACTTCGTCGAGGCTCCCGGCACGCGGCCGGAGCACGTCGTCATCGTCGAGCCGGTGGTCGTCTTCACGGCGTTCGATCTCCTCTTCCCGGACGGCGCCAGCGCCACCACGCAGATGCTGGAGAAGGTCGTCGTCGACTTCCTGGTCAACGTGGCCCGCTTGCGCATCATGAGCGTGGTCGAGAACCCGGCAGGCGTGCTCATCAAGGCCGAGGTGGTGCTCGGGCAGGGCACCAACCAGATCATGCTGGAGCGGGACGTCACGCTCAGCGTCGGAGCGCTCAAGATCAGCGACGTGCTGGCCCGGGTCGAGAACCTGCGCGCCATCTCCCTCCCCGGCAAAGTGCTGATACAGGGCACCGTGCACAAGCAGCTCTTCTTCGTCGGCCTCGACGACGGGCTCGAACACCACCAGGCCGAGACGATCCCGTTCAGCGCCGTGGTCGAGGTGGTGGGCTCGGCGCCCGATCTCCTCGTCCAGGTCACCCCGACCATCGAGCACATCCAGACGGAGCTCCTGTCCCCCACGCTGGTGCATCAAAAGGTCATCCTGCGCTTCGACGTGGTCGTAGGGGAGGAGCGCCAGGTGAGGCTCCAGACGGCACCCTATCCTTACCCGCTACCGGTCGTACCGGGCGCATAA
- a CDS encoding glycosyltransferase: protein MGNKLTAVMIAHNEANRYLGMVLEDLVSYCDEVVVLDSGSTDGTASLARSFPRVRVYRNERDLFWEDESALRQQAWELALATHPEWILAIDADEMLERKFKKMRFQLLSQKGYHLLGFQRFHMWNGMNTYRVDKGWDNRWVYTPMIARVFPGKTYRFRPQKLHGGRLPENVDGPMLATGLRYRDFGYVRKEDQVRKYLEYMAHDPTGCGGVLLDHYRSILDPDPVLLPWTE from the coding sequence ATGGGAAACAAGCTAACGGCGGTCATGATCGCCCATAACGAGGCCAACCGCTATCTGGGCATGGTCCTCGAGGACCTGGTCAGCTACTGCGACGAGGTCGTGGTGCTCGACAGCGGTTCGACGGATGGGACGGCGTCCCTCGCCCGGTCGTTTCCCCGTGTACGGGTCTACCGCAACGAGCGGGATCTGTTCTGGGAAGACGAGTCGGCGCTGCGCCAGCAAGCCTGGGAACTGGCCCTCGCCACCCATCCGGAGTGGATCCTGGCCATCGACGCCGACGAGATGCTCGAGCGAAAGTTCAAGAAGATGCGCTTCCAGCTCTTGAGCCAGAAGGGGTATCACCTGCTGGGGTTCCAGAGGTTCCACATGTGGAACGGCATGAACACCTACCGCGTCGACAAGGGATGGGACAATCGCTGGGTCTACACGCCCATGATCGCCCGGGTGTTCCCGGGCAAGACGTACCGGTTCCGCCCCCAGAAGCTCCACGGAGGCAGGCTCCCCGAAAACGTGGACGGGCCGATGCTGGCGACGGGCCTGCGCTACCGCGACTTCGGGTACGTGCGCAAGGAGGACCAGGTCCGCAAGTACCTCGAGTACATGGCGCACGACCCCACCGGATGCGGAGGTGTCCTGCTTGACCACTACCGGAGCATCCTCGACCCCGACCCGGTTCTCCTTCCCTGGACGGAGTAG
- a CDS encoding glycosyltransferase family 2 protein: protein MVVSYEELEHLQACVESVRRHTPGPHTLTVVDNGSGEPIRAYLRSLQDARVLWNESNRGYASACNQGAQAGNGEYVVFLNNDVEVTPGWLDALVRGMGSDPRIAVIGPKLLTPDGHIAFAGAGVMGTNRHHVARGTGLPDGPDVFAQPVDCLGLVGACFMIRRSLVPVLGWFDEGYFFYWEDMDYCLNARLHGYRVVYWPESRVVHHSSVSTAKVGSASATWFQLGRQRFESKWQHVLDDPTEYR from the coding sequence GTGGTGGTGAGCTACGAGGAACTGGAGCACCTGCAGGCGTGTGTCGAGAGCGTCCGGCGGCACACGCCCGGTCCCCATACCCTGACCGTGGTGGACAACGGGAGCGGGGAGCCGATCCGGGCCTACCTGCGCTCGCTCCAGGACGCCCGGGTGCTGTGGAACGAGAGCAACCGTGGGTATGCCTCGGCGTGCAACCAGGGAGCGCAGGCGGGCAACGGCGAGTACGTCGTGTTCCTCAACAACGACGTGGAAGTGACGCCCGGGTGGCTGGACGCCCTGGTGCGGGGGATGGGGTCGGACCCGCGGATCGCCGTCATCGGGCCCAAACTGCTCACCCCCGACGGGCACATCGCCTTCGCGGGGGCCGGGGTGATGGGGACCAACCGCCACCACGTGGCGCGAGGCACGGGCCTGCCCGACGGCCCCGACGTCTTCGCACAGCCCGTCGACTGCCTCGGGCTCGTCGGCGCCTGCTTCATGATCCGGCGCAGCCTCGTGCCGGTACTGGGGTGGTTCGACGAAGGCTACTTCTTCTACTGGGAGGACATGGACTACTGCCTCAATGCCCGGCTTCACGGCTACCGGGTCGTATACTGGCCCGAAAGCCGCGTCGTCCACCACAGTTCGGTCAGCACGGCCAAGGTCGGCTCCGCTTCGGCGACCTGGTTCCAACTCGGCCGCCAGCGGTTCGAGTCGAAGTGGCAGCACGTGCTGGACGACCCCACCGAGTACCGCTGA
- a CDS encoding sugar phosphate nucleotidyltransferase, producing the protein MVPVVILCGGRGLRMASRSGSRPKPLVPIGGRPILWHLMQHFATYGHRDFVLALGYGAAAIKRYFFEQLYLAGSLTLRMDDQLIRRHGARPPWHVTMVETGLDTPTGERLLLLAPYLDAPTFFVTYADGLADLDLGSLLAYHRRMGLLATVTAVRREVPFGVLEVEEGKARSFQEKPRLDVWVNGGYFVFERRVLDVLAPGEMLEQGPLQRLAAQGELAVFHHHGFWACMDTPKDAAALNRAWRQGAPWKVWTD; encoded by the coding sequence ATGGTTCCAGTCGTCATCTTGTGCGGCGGGCGCGGCCTGCGCATGGCCTCGCGGTCGGGGAGCAGGCCCAAGCCCCTGGTGCCCATCGGGGGCCGGCCGATCCTGTGGCACCTGATGCAGCACTTCGCCACGTACGGCCATCGTGACTTCGTCCTGGCGCTGGGGTACGGGGCAGCGGCCATCAAGCGGTACTTCTTCGAACAGCTCTACCTGGCGGGCAGCCTGACCCTTCGCATGGACGACCAGCTCATCCGGCGCCACGGCGCCCGCCCTCCATGGCACGTCACGATGGTGGAGACCGGGCTCGATACCCCCACCGGGGAGAGGTTGTTACTCCTGGCCCCCTACCTCGACGCTCCCACCTTCTTCGTCACCTACGCCGACGGCCTCGCCGACCTCGACCTCGGCTCGCTGCTGGCCTACCACCGGCGCATGGGGCTGCTTGCGACCGTGACGGCCGTCCGGCGGGAGGTGCCCTTCGGCGTCCTGGAGGTCGAGGAGGGCAAGGCCCGCAGCTTCCAGGAGAAGCCGCGGCTCGACGTATGGGTCAACGGGGGGTACTTCGTCTTCGAGCGCCGGGTGCTCGACGTCCTCGCGCCGGGCGAGATGCTCGAACAAGGGCCGCTCCAGCGCCTGGCGGCGCAGGGGGAGCTGGCGGTCTTCCATCACCACGGTTTTTGGGCGTGCATGGATACCCCCAAGGACGCGGCCGCGCTCAACCGCGCGTGGAGGCAGGGTGCACCGTGGAAAGTCTGGACGGATTGA
- a CDS encoding GDP-mannose 4,6-dehydratase, whose product MESLDGLSVPAGPPWAGRPVMVTGASGFVGGWLAKALAERGAPVVALVRDETRLLRYWRGVWPDLVSEARADVTDLAAVERVLAEYAVEVVFHLAAQSQVTVGRSGPVATLETNVRGTWIVLEAARRTPTVKGVVVASSDKAYGDSSGLPYREEAPMAGRYPYDVSKSCADLVARSYFHTFGLPVYVARCANIFGGADLNLGRLVPHVAVSALQGIPPRLRGTGEEKRDWLYVEDACSAYLALGERALDGKLAGEAFNFGSGRPYRVLDVVHAILELAGRPDLRPHVLGQARAEIREQWLDPSKAQKLLGWSARWELRAALEATMGWYRRWLESGRSPAA is encoded by the coding sequence GTGGAAAGTCTGGACGGATTGAGCGTCCCGGCCGGCCCACCGTGGGCCGGCCGGCCCGTCATGGTGACGGGCGCTTCGGGGTTCGTCGGCGGGTGGCTCGCAAAGGCGCTGGCGGAGCGCGGCGCACCGGTGGTCGCACTCGTGCGCGACGAGACGCGGCTGCTCCGGTACTGGCGCGGCGTCTGGCCCGACCTCGTGAGCGAGGCCAGGGCGGACGTCACCGACCTGGCGGCCGTGGAACGGGTGCTGGCCGAGTACGCGGTGGAAGTCGTCTTCCATCTGGCCGCCCAGTCCCAGGTCACCGTGGGCCGGTCGGGCCCCGTGGCCACGCTCGAGACCAACGTCCGGGGTACCTGGATCGTGCTGGAGGCCGCCCGCCGCACCCCCACGGTCAAGGGCGTGGTGGTCGCCTCTTCCGACAAGGCGTACGGCGACTCCAGCGGTCTCCCGTACCGGGAGGAGGCCCCGATGGCCGGCCGCTACCCCTACGACGTCTCCAAGAGCTGCGCGGACCTCGTGGCCCGCAGCTACTTCCACACTTTCGGCCTGCCCGTCTACGTCGCCCGCTGCGCCAACATCTTCGGCGGAGCCGACCTCAACTTGGGCCGGCTGGTGCCCCACGTCGCCGTCTCGGCCCTGCAGGGCATCCCGCCGCGCCTGCGGGGCACCGGCGAGGAGAAGCGAGACTGGCTGTACGTGGAAGATGCTTGCAGCGCTTACCTCGCCCTCGGAGAACGCGCGCTCGACGGGAAGCTCGCGGGTGAGGCGTTCAACTTCGGCAGCGGGCGGCCGTACCGGGTGCTGGACGTGGTCCACGCCATCCTGGAGCTGGCAGGGCGGCCCGATCTCAGGCCGCACGTCCTGGGCCAGGCCAGGGCCGAGATCCGGGAGCAGTGGCTCGATCCGAGCAAAGCCCAGAAGCTGCTCGGCTGGTCGGCGCGGTGGGAGCTGCGAGCGGCCCTGGAGGCCACTATGGGCTGGTATCGCCGCTGGCTCGAGTCGGGCCGCTCGCCGGCTGCATGA